ATCATACGCCACATTAGCCGGGGTCCTGCCCCTCGCAATCGGCAGGAAATCAACTTTCGCACGTTTCGCCGTGTCGGGTGCCGGCCCGCATACGAAATGGGTAGCTCGAATCTTTGGTAGatttaattaagtttaaaTAGGCTTAACAGAAGCCAACATAGTCTCCACTTGGCAGGAGGGAGCACCCTTAAATATATCAGACATTAATTGTCAGCtatgaaaattatgatataGGGTCTTTTCCCTTATAAATTATCACACAATATCAAAAAAAGGAGACCGCAGAAAAGGACTCTGCCTGCCATACAGGACAAAATAtgtgtaaaataaatataatagtATGGGCCGACATCTGGCGTATTTTATGGCAGCATTCCTGCCCTACATGGACCGGTCAGCCCCAATGCAACAGCTGCCAATAAaggctgggagctgggagctgggaacTGGGAACAAAATGGACGCCAAGGCCGCCATATGCACTTCCCAGCCATGCGTGTGTGCACATTGCCTGTTGCgcctcgtttcctttttgatttcatttattttctaCTTTATTATCCCCATTTTTTTGCAGCATTTGGATTTCCTTTTTTCAGTGtgtctttcttctttttttttttttttttttttttgttattgcaACATTCCAGTGAACTTTATGCCCGGATGCAATGGACCATAATGGGGGGGGCGGACAATTGCCGGCATCAGGCTAAAAGGCCACAGTGACACACAATCCGGTGTCTGGGATTGCTGCACTGGATGAACAATATGGAGCTGGTGGAGCGACTGTCAATCATTCTGCTCTTAACGGACGGAGATGGACAGCGGCATTGTCAGTTGGAGTGGAATCGGAAGCTCTTCAATCTCTGCTCTTGCCCCCCAAATCAAATATGAGCGGAAGCATTCAtgaattgaatttcaaatacCAATGGACTGGCTTTAAATGTCGGGAAAACTTACAAAGTGAGTCCGAGTCTCTTCTTCGAAGCGAACTTTTTTACCTTTAAACCGTACAAGATTCCtgaattattttgtttttgttgcttttttcggcggaacaatgaaatgaaaacaatcAACAGAATAAATAAGAAATCTTGCTCCAAGGAAGCTTTTAAAGCGGATACCTTTTTGGccatggtgtggtgtggtatGGTATGACAGCAAGCTCAAAGGTTTCCTTTCCGCCATTTACTGGGTATGCCTCAAGGGTTTATTCCAGAAAATTATTACTGCTGTTTTTCTTACATTCCGCGCCTTGGATTTCGCTTTCTTCTTTCGCCAAATCGCGCCATTTACAAGCaggcaatttatttattcattcttTTAAGATAAATGTGCGTTtgaatatttcatttcatttcatttcggttcggttcgttgTTCTCTCCTGCATTCAAAGACTGCCGCCTCGAGTGTTGGGCCACATGTTGCGCGCTGCCGAGTGCAACAGTTtagctggcaacatgttgcccgAGCGAAATGGAATATAAACAGAGAGGACAAAGCCACACAAGTTTTGCTCTCCGTACGTACACCCCACAGAAATAGTTGGTATGCacggcgtatgagtaatgcgAGTTGTACCTTTGACTTCCACCAACAATTTATGACGTTTACTTCGGGGCAACGTCAACAGATAAGCAGCATTATAAAGTGCCGAGGCTACTGTATAATTTGCTCTCAGTGGGTGTCTAAAAAACATCAACAATGTGTGcccatatatatttaaatatattttatttttattgctctTCAGTTGCACTCATTCTGCTGCATTCGCATAAATtttacacaaaaaatacacagaGATAGTTAAGTTATACAGTTAGAATATAGTTTAGAGTTCAGTGTGGGATCCCCCTTTTATGTAGACTTTACAGATATCAAATGCATTATTGTAAGGTAACAATTTCCAGTTACCAGTTCCAGATCCAGTTTATTGATTGAATGGATCCCCTCTGGGCTGGGCATGGGCTTCCCCTGCAGTTTCAGTTGAAAAGAATAAACGCTTTCCTCTcattaaatgtaaatacatGGCGAAAATGCATACAACTTTCTTAAAGTTCTTATTACTCATCAGAATTCAGCTGGAAATGGGGGTATATGTTAGACATATGCAATGGCATGCAGAGGCCGACTGATTGACTTGACTTGACTCGACTTGGTTTTGACTTGAGTGGATTGACTGGATCTCTTTGTGGGTGACATTGGGCGAGAATTGCTCTTCTTTTACACACATTCCATTGGATATCAAATGGATATAAAAATACTTATCGTGGCTTTACATTTAACTCTTTAGATACAAAAATAGTTTCATTTTAATACCATTCACAAAAATACTTGACGATCAATTGGTtggcttctttttctttttgttggaaACTCGCGTTTACAGATTttggaaacaaaaaataaactagtAACATGACAATTTTGgggaagaaacaaaaaaaaaaaaaattgtatatgctgtgtgtctgtgtctatgtcggtgtgtgtgtgtggcgtgtgtgtgtgtgggtttctATGTGTGGTGTGTTTCCCGCCTTATGCCCAGTCCTTTTTGATCTCAAAGGTCCAGTCCCACTCCAAATGTATGTGCTTGTCGTCATCCGTGAAGATCGAGCTGACCGAGTAAGTGCCGCGCGACAATGTGCCGGAGGGCGCCTCCTCGGCGGGCGTCAAGTAGAACTGAATTTCCTTTTTCGGCGGATACGAGCCAACCATGTGCTTCATTTTGTCGACTATGGGAATGGAGAGAAGTAAATGGATTATTCacgaaaacaagaacaaatcTCTCAAGGAGTCTTCGACCACAATCTTACCCACAACTTAACGCAAGGCAATATAATTATCCAACAAAAAAGGGCAAGGCATACAAGGACAAAGGGACATTGATCAGCACATGATTATGGTAAAAATGGCAAACGTAATAAGCACTATGTAGACCACACTGAAAATTCCGCAGAGCAGGCTAGTGCTATTGAAGGTGCTATTCCCCATACTGTAGCGGACAGAAGTCTATCAAGAACTGATGCCTTTATGggcgaaaaaaaagcaaacgtGGAATGTGGCCACGCGAAACGTGAAGTCCCAAAAGTGCACGGCACAGTGTACGCACTGTACAATGAACCAAATACTCGTTCAATGGAAAACATTTCGATTGAAAGGAAAGTCCCCCCACACTCCTGGCTGTAGATCCATTCAAATCGAATCACTTACCGGGCATGCCAAAGCGAGAGGTCTTTTGCACATACTTAAGGCCGTGAACGATTTCACGTTGCACAATAAAATCAATGCGCACCTTGTACTGAACACCTTCTTTGATCACAAAAAGCTGTCGGGAAATAGATGTCAATAGGTCAAATGGATTCGTTGATGGGGATCAGTCATGATGCGCTCTACCTGCTTTTTCAGCTGACTAATGTCGCCAGTAAGATCCAATTCCATATCATCGCGTCCCTCCACAACCAGCGCCAGCTTTTTCACAATCACCTTGCGCGGATCATTGGGCTCTAGAGATGAAGGGTAATTGGATTAGCATTCGATaggctttgttttaattggaCTCTCTTACCGACAACAATCTTCTCGGTCTGGGCTGCGCCCAGGAGGGCCTCCTTGTAGCGTCTCAAACTCTCATCCTCCTGATCGGCGGCCATGATCTCCTCGATGGTCTTCTCCGGCGGTGCTTGGTAGTTGGCATCGTGCACATCCTCATCATGATGGTCGGGATGGGGTTGTTGCTTCTCTGTTTCGGCCATGGCTTCCTCTCTCTTACCTAGGGGGCTGCAAAACAAAGTccggtttgtttgtttatcaATCGAATACATTTATATCGGTAAGATTACGCATAATTTTTCCTAGttgagagtttttttttttttgtttctttcttcttGTTTAGCAtttctctctgcctcttttATCCCTCCTCTTAATGATTCATGTGGGTCATAGGGATATTTTTAGTAGTGTGAGTAACATGAGGGCACGATAATGGTTTTGTTCtaagtatacatacatatgtatctacatacatatgtatattccctGGAGATCAGCAGGACTAGCAGATAAAATGGATTGCCCTTTTATCATTCAATTTTCACCACAATGCTGCCCACCAAATGTTAGTCACTCGATAATATTGATTAAATTCCAATTATTAACACATTGATGAACTGTGGCTTGGAGAGGCGATGGATGGGGCCTGGCGTGGAGGTGGGGATGGGGGGCCACCGCCGGGTTGCAGCTGGCAGATGTCCCCCCGcatagaaaacaaaaaggtCCCAACCAAATACGGACGCACAAAGGCAGATAAGGCAAAAGGCACACTGACAGAGTGTgaggtggggggtggggggtggggggagaaCGGCATTGAATTATATTGACCAGAACGGGCGTTAAGCGAATACGACCAGACCGACGCCTCCAGCCACACGaacacatgtatgtacatatatgcatatgtatatgtatgtactatgtatgcatggatgtacatacatacatacatgtatgtatggggACGAGTATGTTCTGGCGGTAGTTTATTatcttgcttttgcttttcattatttttcattATCTAAATACACGTCGCTCGCTTTATGCCCATTTTCAATACATGTTGGACCGATAATAGTATTCAATTCTCCAGATTTGGATTGAAGAGCAGAGAGTACATGCGAATGGAAATGTTATTAATGTTTGTTGCGAgataattaaagtttatttttatatactaCACGTACTGTTCTATATGTgcataaaacaataaatattaagCTGATTTTTGTTCGAATTAAGATAGAATCTGTATCCGATGCTGACCAAACAAAATCCACCAattccaaacaaaaattcCAATAGATAGATTGCTATAGTGGAGCAATACAGGGGCAGGGACGCTGCCCAGAGACCCCCCGTCAAAGTGCTCACTCGCTTGCTCGCTCGCTTTGTGTGTTGTAgtctggtgtggtgtggtgtggtgcggtgtggGGGGATAATTCAAGGAAAAGTAAAAAACCATGCCCAGTTTTGATAAAGAAATGTGCACGGCCAGAAAAATGTTAAGACCCAGAcgcacataaatacatacatacatacacgtatgtacacatgcatatgtatgaatcacacactaacacacacGGGGCCGGCAAATGATCGTCATTCGGTTTTGGTGATTGTTTGCAAgtaaattcttttttttttttgggagtgGTTGGTGCCCTTGCGGGCAGATAAGGAGCATTTATTTCAATTCGAATATTATTGGAATGCATTGGAACGCAGTGCAAGCACACAGTCGGTGGCATCCACACAAAACGACAGCGAAAGCCGCGCGCACTCACCTTTTTAATTTGCAAATTAAGTAATAATTGCCGTTTCTTTTAGCGTTTCCTGGCTGTTGCGTGAACAACAACTAATACAGGTAATTATATGATTttgtaatatatttaataaaatacaaaacaacgcaaaaaacacagaaacaagAAAGAACGAAGGCGGAACAGTGAATAAGCAGTGTTGTTAATCGTTATCTTTCTGGCTGAAaccgatttcgatttcgattacATACAGCTGTTCCATACAGGGCTGCCCTGGAATTTCAAATGTTATCAAAAGCGCAACGAAAATAACTTttccaaattataataaatttacTTTAGATATAATTAATGTGATAATTTCAAAAGAGAGTTTTCATAAAGCAAGCAAGCAAATTGACAACCAGTTGACTCCATGAATTGATATATTATATCGATAGTATGCGATTGTCACGGCGTGTCACGAAACGCAGCTGTTTTTGATTACTTCATCGCTGTGCTGGAAATTGTGTGTGGAATTTGAAGAAAATGCCATCTGTATTATTAAGCCAACTGGCCACCGCCAACAAGCTGTCCGTGGAGCCATGGCCAGAAGACGCCACACTCTACCAGGTAGGCATCCCATCCCAAACACGCAGCCGGTGCAAATCACAAGCCTCATGCATTCCTCTCGCAATTCTCTTTCGCGGCTAGCCCTATGAAGTGGAGCAGATCTTATTGCCGGAGAACGCCAGCTGCCTGGCCGTGAAGGCATACCTCAAGATGTGCAACTTGCCCTTTGACGTGCGCACCTGCGCCAATGCAGAGCACATGTCGCCAGGTGGCCGCATGACCAAGCTGCCCTTTATCCGAGCTGGGGCATTTATCTTTGCCGAATTCGAGCCAATCGTCAATTTTGTTGAGCAGAAGGAGATGGCCATCGGTAACCTGCAGGACGAGGATGAGAAGGCCGATATGCGGACATATGTGTCGCTTGTGGAGAACATCTTCACCATGGCCGAGCTGTACATCAGCTTTAAGAACGAGCGCGTCTACAAGGAGGTGACAGCCCCGCGCAATGGCAGTGTCTATCCGTGGCCCATGAACCACATGCAGAACTATGGCAAGCGACGCAACGCGCTCCGTTTGCTGAAGGTCTACCAGTGGAACGACCTGGACATAGAAAACGTCATTGAAAAGGTGGCCAAATGTTGCGAGACGCTCGAATACAAACTGAAAGAGTCCCCCGACACGCCCTTCTTCTATGGCGAACAGCCCTGTGAACTGGATGCCATCGCCTTTGGACATCTCTTCAGCATTCTGACCACCACGCTACCCAACATGGCGCTGGCCCAGACCGTGCAAAAGTTCAAGCACTTGGTGGAGTTCTGTCGCTTCATCGATGACAAATACTTTCAGACCAGGTGCCTGCAATGAATTTATCTTAAGTTTTTTACTTTTGGTTGTATCATTCTGTATCACACACAAGCAGGCAAAAAAATGGCGGCATAAATGCAAAATTATAGTTTatatcattttgttttgttttattttattttattctttttttgtatttttaatccAGCTTTGTACCTTGCTGATATATAAGTTGTGCCACCGATTCGAGACGCGTGAAGAGTTCTTTTGAGTGCATTTTTATAAAAACAGCTCTATAGCTCATTGAATGAACAAATTACTTACgatatttttctattaaatatattttcagaAAGTAAATCGACTTCATCTAAAGTTGTTTGTTGTTACTGAAAATATGTGTGAATAAATTGccttatatttatattctatTAAAGTAGTAATTTACAGTCTTAACACAAGTTGGAATTGACAATTGAGAGGTCAAAGCACCGCTCCAAGGTTAAGCTGTACAACAAAATTCGTGTTATTATGAATTGTTGCACAGATTGCCTGCATTTTCAACAGCAAAGAACTAATCTTAGTCTATGCTATAAGAGTGATGCGTACTCAAGTCAATCTATGGTACATCTATTCCATCTTACACCATAACAGCGCAAGAGGGAGCAGCCGAAAAGCAGGCACAAATTGTCGCCATGCCTCAAGCATAAGAGGAGAAAGAGTAATCCATTTGACACGGCTTGGAGTGGTAATAGCCGACAAACATTGAAGGCTAGGTTCTGTCACAAAGGTGCGGCGGCAGAGGATTGAATCCGCATTCAATGAACGTTACCATGCAGAAACTCAATGCGGACGCAATTGTGTTCTAATTTAGTTTTCGGTTGTTATTGGGAATGCCTAAGCCGTAAACCCGTTTGGCCAGGCAGGCCTCCCCCGGGCCAATTCGGACTATAAAACGATCGAGCTAATTGGGAAACAGCATCAGTCACTGACAAACCAACCAACTCGAAACAGTTCAACATGAAGTTCCTCATCTGCTTGGCTCTCACCTTCGCCGTTGCCCAGGCTGGCTTCCTGGCTTCCTCTCCGGTTGCCACATACGCTGCTGCGCCGTCCTATGCTGCCACCTATGCCGCTGGACCCGTGGCCTACTCGGCTCCAGTGGCCACGtatgctgcagctgctcctgcttatTCCACAtatgctgctgcctctccGGCCTACTCAACCtacgctgcagctgctccagccTACACCTCGTCGGTGTACGGTGTCCGCGCCTACACCGCTCCTGTGACCACGtacgcagctgctgctcctgcttacACATCCTatgctgcggctgctcctgcGTACACCACCTATGCTGCTCCGGCCATTGTCAGCCCATTCCTGAAGAAGAAGTAAACACCTTCCACCCTGCCACCATTCCACCATCAAACGACAACCAAATAAAGAAAGATTGTGTAATCCACATCCGTTTACCTGCCCAGTGGGGTCTACAGTAGATTGTATAATGCAGTTGCAGATTGTTTAAATCGACATTCGAATGCCGATATCAATTggtatatatcgatatatagtCGATATCAATCGCGTttcaattggaatttttcTCTTTACTTCTTGTTGCGCCTCCAATCAGAAAGCAATATAAGCTgttaaaatttgtatataaattaGTTTTAATTGCATAATTATGCCTATTAATGGGCGACACGAATGTGAAGAAAAGGAACATTTGCTCGAAGTAAGCATTACACAATTACATGCAAATTATTGCATGTTATTATCAGTTGGATGATTCACCAGATGCAAGGGAGAGGTAGAGCGGATGTGGGAACGTCGATAGCCAGTTGAGTCCAAGCTTAGGGTTCAACTGAATGAAAATATAGTGGCGAAACTAGTTTTAAATTGTAGCTGCCACCGTGAGCAAAATGAGCCGCGACAAACGGAAGAACGACGTCCCGTTGCTAAAAATAGTTTCATATAATATCCGTGGTCTACAAAGCAAATTGAAGGACAAAGAATTTACTGACTATCTTAGGAATTTcgacatatttattttaattgaaacccATACGCTTCCCGGTACACCCGTGACAGACGAGTTTGAAAAACTGTTCTCCGACTATGCCTGCTATTGGAAGGAAGCCATAAAGATCTATCGTCACGGACGTGGAATCGGCGGAATTGTAATTGGAATCCGGGAATGCCTGAACAAAATGGGACTAACGCACGCTATAACCGATGTGGGTGATATAAAGATCGTAGAGCTATGCTGGCGTGAGAAAATGCTACACATAATACCGCTCTACATACGAGGAGCCGACTGGAATGGCGAATTCTTGCCGGTGACACAGGTCTTTAGCAACAAACCGAATACCATAGAAAATGCCATAATAATTGGTGATGTCAACATCCGTCTGGGCGGGCTCAAGCAGGAAGTCTCCAACTATCCCTGTGTCGCCAACACAAATGGTCGAATCTCTGAAGACAAAAAACGGAATGGAAGAGGATCACAGTTTCTGGAATTTTGCGACCATAATAAGCTTCAAATATTGAACGGCCTGACGGTGGGCGACGCCAAAGGCAGCTTCACATACCACACCC
The sequence above is a segment of the Drosophila pseudoobscura strain MV-25-SWS-2005 chromosome X, UCI_Dpse_MV25, whole genome shotgun sequence genome. Coding sequences within it:
- the LOC6900844 gene encoding cuticle protein 16.5-like, with product MKFLICLALTFAVAQAGFLASSPVATYAAAPSYAATYAAGPVAYSAPVATYAAAAPAYSTYAAASPAYSTYAAAAPAYTSSVYGVRAYTAPVTTYAAAAPAYTSYAAAAPAYTTYAAPAIVSPFLKKK
- the RhoGDI gene encoding rho GDP-dissociation inhibitor 1 isoform X1 produces the protein MAETEKQQPHPDHHDEDVHDANYQAPPEKTIEEIMAADQEDESLRRYKEALLGAAQTEKIVVEPNDPRKVIVKKLALVVEGRDDMELDLTGDISQLKKQLFVIKEGVQYKVRIDFIVQREIVHGLKYVQKTSRFGMPVVVDKMKHMVGSYPPKKEIQFYLTPAEEAPSGTLSRGTYSVSSIFTDDDKHIHLEWDWTFEIKKDWA
- the LOC6900843 gene encoding metaxin-2 isoform X1 is translated as MPSVLLSQLATANKLSVEPWPEDATLYQPYEVEQILLPENASCLAVKAYLKMCNLPFDVRTCANAEHMSPGGRMTKLPFIRAGAFIFAEFEPIVNFVEQKEMAIGNLQDEDEKADMRTYVSLVENIFTMAELYISFKNERVYKEVTAPRNGSVYPWPMNHMQNYGKRRNALRLLKVYQWNDLDIENVIEKVAKCCETLEYKLKESPDTPFFYGEQPCELDAIAFGHLFSILTTTLPNMALAQTVQKFKHLVEFCRFIDDKYFQTSFVPC
- the RhoGDI gene encoding rho GDP-dissociation inhibitor 1 isoform X2, yielding MAETEKQQPHPDHHDEDVHDANYQAPPEKTIEEIMAADQEDESLRRYKEALLGAAQTEKIVVEPNDPRKVIVKKLALVVEGRDDMELDLTGDISQLKKQLFVIKEGVQYKVRIDFIVQREIVHGLKYVQKTSRFGMPVDKMKHMVGSYPPKKEIQFYLTPAEEAPSGTLSRGTYSVSSIFTDDDKHIHLEWDWTFEIKKDWA
- the LOC6900843 gene encoding metaxin-2 isoform X2, whose translation is MPSVLLSQLATANKLSVEPWPEDATLYQPYEVEQILLPENASCLAVKAYLKMCNLPFDVRTCANAEHMSPGGRMTKLPFIRAGAFIFAEFEPIVNFVEQKEMAIGNLQDEDEKADMRTYVSLVENIFTMAELYISFKNERVYKEVTAPRNGSVYPWPMNHMQNYGKRRNALRLLKVYQWNDLDIENVIEKVAKCCETLEYKLKESPDTPFFYGEQPCELDAIAFGHLFSILTTTLPNMALAQTVQKFKHLVEFCRFIDDKYFQTRCLQ
- the LOC6900843 gene encoding metaxin-2 isoform X3; the encoded protein is MPSVLLSQLATANKLSVEPWPEDATLYQPYEVEQILLPENASCLAVKAYLKMCNLPFDVRTCANAEHMSPGGRMTKLPFIRAGAFIFAEFEPIVNFVEQKEMAIGNLQDEDEKADMRTYVSLVENIFTMAELYISFKNERVYKEVTAPRNGSVYPWPMNHMQNYGKRRNALRLLKVYQWNDLDIENVIEKVAKCCETLEYKLKESPDTPFFYGEQPCELDAIAFGHLFSILTTTLPNMALAQTVQKFKHLVEFCRFIDDKYFQTRK